TTTGTGTAGCGTAGCTACATCTTTGTTATACGATAACTGCTTGAAgtcttcatcatcaccatccacACAGCTGACGGAAGGTCCACACATCGTTAACAACGCCACGTGGTGCAACTCCTCGGGTTCCGCGGGTGTTGACTCCGGAAATAACGATTTGTCGGTGGGAGCGCACCACTCCGCCAACTTTGTTGTGGGTATGTTGCACTCCTTTGCTGTGATATTATCGTCCTGTGGCAAATGACTACTACCACTACTACccatattttgtttatggGCTTTGGAAGGCTCCTCTGATGTAGTGATGAGGGGAGAATGAAGTTTCCCCTGCAGCGGCATCCATTGTTCTCCTTGAAGGTACCTTTTGAATATAATATATCCCTGGCGTCTTAACTGCTCGAATTTCTCGGGTGAGTGGCTCAAAATCTCTGCGCGCCGGGCTTCCATCATCGCGCGCCCGCGGTCCATATAAGTCTTCCTCGTTTCCTCATCCATCGTGGCGAAAGGCCCATCCATCCCTCGCTGTGACGACCACGCGGATGGGTAAGCGAATGTAATCTTGTTTCTTAAagcgcaaaagaaaaaaaaaaatctctaGGCAAACTCGTACAGCGTTACAATTGTGAAAAGACAAGAGTCTGCTCAGGAtatggaaaaaggaaatgaagttCCTCAGGCACCTATGTCCCCACAACCTTATCAAACTAGTGGAAAATTCCCTCTGCcggtgtgtttttttccccctccccccttttatttttcttgcacTCACTCCGCTTTGTCTGTATTattcccctttcttccttccctcccctccgCCCCGTTGTACGACCAACAACGTACACGGGTGGTGGAAACGGAATTGTAAACTGGGAGAAAACCGTCCccccctccaaaaaaaaaggagacaaaaacaaaaaaactttgCTGCCGTGACTTCTGCCCACCACGGTAATTTGAGATGTAACCctctgaagaaaaaaaaaaagggaagaggaaagtagAGAAATGCAGGgtgcaaaaagaaacttaTTCCACACATCCGTCTCAGTGCAGTAAGGAGATTGGGAGCACAACATACCATGGAACTAttgtaaacaaaataatacatACAGTCGTTTCACCAAGTCACAACTGTAAGAAGGAAGaacgggaaaaaaaagagcaattAGAAGTAAAAGCAATATGGTAATATATTTTGCGGAAAGTGGATCAGAAAACTAGGAGGTGAAGATACTGAAAATAAGTCAACAAAAACCACACTTCTCAGCACCAACTGTTGGTGTTGTATTCCGTGGCAACCACTATACGCAATGACCCCACGCTTGCGGTTGAGAAAATGAGACCCTAAAGTGGAAAGCGCACTCCAACGAGAGGGTTGATGCTGAACAACTAAGAtatgagaaggaagaaacttCCTTGGAAGAAGTCAGAATTAGAAACGTTCCGTTGCTCACATCACATAGGCCAGTCTACTTGATTTTATTTgcattccctttcctttgcatttttttttttcactgttgTGAAATTCTCTACACACGAAAGGGATGTCTTGTTTCCAAACTGCGAGCTAAGTATTGCAAGAACCAGGGTCATCTGCCAAGCTCTGACATCCGAGCTTGACGAGTCCGAACGAGACAGTATCCTGAGGAGCCGTTTTCATCCAATTCCCTACACTGCGGCCAATTGGAGCCGCGCCAAGTGGACTCCACGAATAacaagggaggaaaacagcaacagagaGTAGTAACAATGTTCTCTACACTCTGACGAATAGGTTTCGGTAGAGCCCCTCCACTTTGTGCAATAAAGCCTGGACGGTGCGCCTGTCCTCCTCGTGAGTGAGTGGAACGAGAGGTACGTTAAGCACTTGCACAGAGCCACCCATAGTGGCATCAGCGATGATGGACCGGGTGGTCACCGTCGGTGAGTAAACTACCACCTGCTGCAACAGCAGACGCAAAATGGCCATTGCGTCTTCCCATAGTTTCTTTCCCTGTAACTTCTTTGGCTCCAGTTCAGCTTCTAACACCCCCCTCTGTTTTTCGCGTTTGTCATTCGGGGTCAGCATAAGCTGTTCAGAAGCCGCCCAGCGGATGAGATCAACAGCGTACCGGAGCATCAACTCCTTCGCGGAAGGTAAGCAATCAAGCGAAGTACCTCGCGTCGTTAACGTGAAGGAGTGCTGTGTAACTCCCTCCTCGTTGTCCGCCGCTGAACTTGCTGTTGTTTGAGTACCTTGGTTACTCTGAAGGCTCTGTTTGAGCTGAGACGCGGCTGTTTGAATGTACCCTTCTACCTGCTTGAGGTCATCCAAGGAGTCATGAAAGAGAGACGATGAGGCACTCATGTTTGGACCGTTCGTGGCGTTGGCAGCTCCTCCCGTATCCCCGGCAACATTGCTGCACTCCGAAAATACGGTATTTACTGCCGCACTAAGAAGATCCCACCCGTAGGATAGCAGAACAAGACCTCGGCCTGGGTCACGCTCCCTCTCTACAATGTTATATTGCAGAATATGAATATACTCACGAAGCGCCAAGATAGTTTGCCTCTTCTCCAAAGTCGTTAAAACATTTCTACCGCCTTCACAATTCTCAACCGGGAGAACTGAATTATCCACTGCGCTGGGGTACTCAGCCAGCGCTTGTCCCGCAAGTGTCACCCCGCTTGCAGACCCCAGAGCATCAGCAAGTACGGACCTCGGTGATCCTCCTCTCACTAATACAGGTGCACTTCGAGGCTCTTCATGAGTAAACCACACGTGGTTCTTCACATCGATGATTGTGCAGCGCTTTTTCGCCTCGGAATGCAGCATCTGCCGAAGCAATTCGTAGCAGCTGGGCGAAAGGCGCCTTCGATTCACGTATCCTTCCTCCTGTTGCGACAGCTCCTCACCCGCACCGTCTGTCGTAGAAGTTGATGCAGAGGACGCACGATTTGTCATATCCAACTGCTCTGCACGCGCAATAGCACCAAGCAGAGCATCCGCCGAGCAGACGGTCGCTTTGGGGTAGATATAAGGGTGTCTAGCGAACAGTAATTCGTACATGATAACCCCCAGTGCCCATACCTCCGCTTGATAGTCATAAGAATCGAAATTCAAGCGCTCCGGAGCCATGTAAGCCATAGTGCCAACAGCAGATTCAAACATTTCTTCGCCCTCCGTGGCCTCCAGAGCGGAGCCCTTTCGACTGTTAACCTTCGCCATACCCCAGTCGGCTACTTTCACTACCGCCTCATCGATATTACAGGATGTTAGAAGAATATTGGCTGGCTTTAAATCACGGTGCATCACACCTCGTTCCCTAAGGAAACACAAGCAGTCAACCAGCTGCCGCATAATACGTCGGGCTTGCGCCTCCGATAGTGGGTCGTGCTTGGCCAAGTACTCTTTTAGGTCTCCCCCCTCGCAGAGCTCCAGAACGAGCACGTAGCTTGGTTCATTTTTGTCATCTATAGTTTCGTAAGTACCGTAAGCTTTGACGACGTTCGGATGACCCGGGCACCCAAGCAGGTCCATTATACTGATCTCGTCGGGTGTttcatccctctttttcgcTGGCGCCTTAATAATCTTCATGGCAACATGATACCCCTCTTTTATGTGCTTCCCACGGTATACTTCTCCAAACTGCCCTTTTCCAAGGCTTTCATCCATGTACATTTCATAGTCACCAACAACACATGTGTTGCCCTCGCGTACAGGGGTACTAGGTCTCCATTTGCTATCAAAGTAATCACCTTCTACATTTCCCTGCATTATACGTGCGGCATCCGCTTTCGGGTGTCGACGCAGCTCGATATCATCCCTCTCCACGTCGCTGGCCCGTCCTTTCCCTAGCACGCTTTGAGTGAAGAATTCCACTATACCATCACCCCCCAACCACTTCAGAAGAGCCATGGAGTACGCCCACTCACCTTCAATAACACTAAAATAGTCCACAACCCTAATAATATTGGGAAAATTTATGGCCAACACCCCCACTTCTTTTTGCACATACCTGCTCAGCTCGTCCTTCTTGTTCGCAGGCCTCTTTAACACAGATACCACAACGTCGCAGTCGTCTTCCACATGTTTTCCACGGAAAATAAGACCAATGTTCACGCTCCCGGCGACATTACTCCAGTCCACCTGGCTACAATGGCTTAGAAGCCCAGAAAGTTCCGCCATCCTCTGGACATTCCTATAGTCAACGATACCAAAGCAATCAACATAGCCCTTAAGAATCTCTTCGGCACGGTCCTCAACTCGTTCGGGGCAACACCACGCCTTTCCACAGCTACAGCAAGATCTCATACCATCAAGTAACTTACCCTCTCCGTCACTTTATACCTAGAAGgaaacttttaaaaatatgaacTCACTCTTTactgctgtttcttttccgacctcccccccccctcctatGACTGCCTTTGTGTACCAACTTTTacaagaacaaagaaaaaaaaaagagcgcaCAATTTCCTAAACATCACCGACATATACATCTGACCTCATCGTAACTACGGCGATCAGCACATATATACCACCTAACATCCAAACACCGTGCCGAACCCTAGTCCATTTCCACAAACGATGGTGGTATATTGCCTCGGAGAGATGCAAACGGAGCTTGAAGTAGGAATTATATGCACCGTTGGAATTAGTCTCACCCACTCGTAAGCATCCTCATGACTCATCCATCCTCAACTCCTCAAGTGAGGCACAACACCACCGACCAGGACTCACAGGGCAAAAAAGCAAGTGATTGACAAGCAACTATTACCAGTACACCACCATCAACCACCGAGGTCGACACACATTACAGGAACAACGGTAATGTTATCCACCGCTTCGTTCATCGCTACGCTCCATGTGTTACACGGGAAAGAactctcctctcttctcATACCGGTTTCTTTATTAGCTATTCTTTACATCCTTTTCCCATTCATTCATCCCTTATGCTCACATATCTTCCCCAAGTATGATCATTGTGAAACAAGCGTAggggaaataacaaaacaagcaCAAGGCACAAGAGCTACCTGCTTACACAGGTAACATTAAATAGGGAGGAAGCATGGGAAAGTACAAATTTACGTACGGGTAATTGCACCACAGAACCCCGTTGCCTCCCACCATCAGCACATCAGCGACCGCATTTACAGTTTTGCCTTCACAGCGGCCTTCCTCCGCTCAAGTTCCTTTCCCCATGTTTCATACACGCTCGGTTTTAGGATTACAACATCACGCACCTCACGGTATGATTGGTCGTAATCCAACCCGTAGCCAACCACGAACACATTAGGAACATCTGCCACAACGTATTCCGCAGTGAAAGGTATTTTACGCCCACCGGGTTTGTCGATAGCCACGAGGGTTTTAATGCTCGCGGGTTCGCTCTTTTTCAAGCTGTCCACCACTTCCCTCAACGTCAGCGCAGTATCAAGTATATCCTCCAAAACAAGGACATGTTTTCCGCGGATGTCACAAAGACCGTCAGCCTTCACGTCAACTCGACCACAACTTTTAGTATCGTGACCATATGACGAGGCCCGCAGGAATTCCACACGTGTGGGGACGCCAAAATCACCAAGAATGCGAACCATGTCAGCAGTGAAGACGAAGCTGCCTCTCAATACAGACACAATTACCAGAGGATTTTCAAGTGGTTTCAAATTGCAGTTGCTGTAGTCATCGGCAATACGCTGCGCCACACCGCGCATGCGAGTGTGTAGTTCTGCCTCTGTAAAGAGGACACTCGTTGCGAAGTCGTATTTGCAAGCTGGTTCCATTcttcctgcttttctttccagAATATCTCACGCGAGCTTTATGATATCTCTTGTGAAACCTTGTTAccgcagaaggaaaagaagatgctAACATTGCACGATAATTGGGTTAGGTTCAAGGCAGTGGACTACCAGGCACTGCATGATACCTGTGGGAACGGCCGCATTCACGTCAATATTGCCAGATTAAACAGAgacggaggaaaaaaaaaatgagaggaGGGTGGAGGGAGAGGAACGTAAGCACCGTGTCCCGTCTCTTGGGGGGTAGAGACGTCAGTAACCAAATGTAGTTGTCGCTTTTACAGATGAAATGACCTTAAATCAGACCGGTGTACCATATGAGCCTAATGACGGGACGCTTTGGAAATACATCGCCGTGGTGTTAAGTCGCATTTTAGAAAAATCAGTCGACGCACATCAACCAGGGGCACCAAAGTGACCTGAAGGAGagataaaggaaagaaagaagaagggtaTGTGTAGTATACAACTCATTTTCATGTACACCTCACATGTTGCTTAGCTGTTGCTGGATGAGCATCACCACATGACACTCTACTCACATATGCATGCagaaacacgcacacacacacacacacacacacaaactatatatatatatatatatatatatatatatgtatacgtgtACATGTCGCTGAAAGTCCGTACATTTTTTCATGCGGGTGTATGTGTGCccgttatttttctttggttcACATTGGACGCTGACAGAAACTGCGTCAGATAACAACTAAGATAAATATCGTCAAAAGgtgcagaaaaaaataaggttAAATGTGTACACTGAGGATGACATGAGGAGACAACAGAAGAAGTACTACCAACAGCAAGCAGCATACAATGCGTTATAACCGAAAacggaagaaaggaaggatgaaagaaagaaagaaagagagaaaataaaggacgGGGGAAGCGATGGTGGGAGGGGAGCAAATGTTCCTCGGCAGCAAAGGAGGGTAAAGGCCGACcaatggaggaaaaacaaaagaaaaaaattggtgAGGCCtcacgggggggggggttgagAATTGAGAgggatggaagaaaagaacacgTTCATACaagacaaacacaaatacacgtgAAGCATCACAAACACGAATTACGTGCAATCAACCTGCAGCGGAGaggcaataaaataaaaaaagaatggcggagtggaaaggaggaaaccaGCAGTTGAGCcctttcacacacacataaaaaaaacttaGCAGTGCACAACATGGCGGACACGAACAGCTGCTACACAGTGAttgagaaggaaaataaataaataaacgagtggaaagaaagggatggaaaggagaggagaggagaggagacgCATTTCCACATGTGGCGACCCGTTTTTCCAACCCTCACGTCATGaactttatatatttttcttccttttgtttttcttcttccccttcccttttcttttgttttttttttaaagcctGATTCatcctcccctttttttgtccttaaacaaaataaaaactcGGCCATTGACGACCGGCTATTTGCTTGCCCTCTCCCTAACCCTGCACCTCTACCGTTTCTCTTCATGAGCTGCAAAACAAACATTCGCACGCCTTCTCCCAAAATACaattacaaacacaaatacgcaCAACAACTCATAAGCACAAACAACTTAACCACAGaagacacaaaacaaaacaaaacatcctgcctttattattattattcccccccccatttttttttttgggggggttTCACCGCCAACAAAtaactttcttcatttcgcCATTTATCACATCATCACATATCTCAGCGCCCTCTACTGCATGGGTTTCAGTCAcccttatttttattttgttccgcTTTgcataactttttttttgctatttaAAATTAACtaacttcattttttttttcttttttgccgtTTGTCTCTTGTTTCACCttattttactctttttttctttattttttcacacacgattccttttttttttccgtttcttttaATCTGCATGTGGATATACGCCCGTACGTACGCAACAGTTTCATCaaaaggatatatatatgtttcttttttttcattggttttgttttgttacttgacaatttcatttcattttatttcatttcacttttctttttttttttccttttctcccctttcccctttccgtGCTATTcgttattttcctccttcccttttctctcgcTCCCTCACCCCTTTTCCTCGCTACAActtacaaacacaaacacactcACACTCACACTCACACTTGCATGCGTGTACacacttttacttttcttttcttctcttctcttttctcttttttgttttgttttttcttttaattatCCGCGAGTGTTCGGgtcgttgtttttgtttgtttgtttgtttcttttatttcttttttttttttttgggggggggaggggagggggaggtgtCTCTTTTCATATGGTCGCGATACTCAtcgattttttgttttgttttctgtttttacaTCGGTGCATCTTCCGcctcattcttttccttttcttttttatcttttttaaaaaacaaaaaaccttTCAAGtcgtcccttttccttcacccgCACCTCCAAactcgtgtgtgtgtgtgggggggggggctttttttttttcttccctcctgtTTTGTTCTGCCAACGGTACTtttgtattattatttttttttcttctttcttcttcgctccgatttttctttttttttttgttgttgtttcaattcatttgctttttttttttgaacttttCCTCTTGAGGAGGATAtggggagaagaaaaggagtaggaggagggtttttttttttcattcattcattcattcatatccacccccttcccttctcatTTCCTCCCTTACCGTTTATATGGTTGttgcctttctttcttttcttgttttgttttgttgttgtttcatttttctttatatatatatatatatatatatttcatttcaagtaaagaataaaaaaagaaaaaagaaaaagaaaagccaaCAGGATGGCCCTCCTCACAGCTGCATgtcacatttatttattttaactccttcgttgttgttttgtttttgtttttgttttttcctccttctccccccaccttttgttctttttttttcgattcTTCGGGGTCTTACGGCACTTTACCTGCTTCCATTCATccatttgaaaaaaaaaaaagaggacgtGACGGGGACGGGGTGTGGGGgagtaaaaacgaaaacagcaGGCGCgggttcttccttttgttattattattttttctttttttgttccttttgttccTTAAACATTAATATCATTttatacaaaaacaaaacaaaaaacaaaaaaattgctctctctctcccccccccatttTTGTTCCGTTTCATTCCGTTCTTGTGTATGTTatatcatatcatatcactcaagttttgttttttcttttgtttttttcttttgttttttttcttttttttttcattttattttgtttttggtttgttttgcctccctctccctccttccccacaCCGCCGCGTATTTCCCCtcttatttcctcttctcttcacATGATTAATTTAAGTGCTATAAATAACCCTAATGGTAACAGTAACCgtcataataataacaataataataataataatgatgatgatgatgattgtggtggtggtagAAGCAGTAGCGTAAGTGAGCAGAAGGAcgaatataaataaataaatatacaaatatattcgCTCAAAAATACCCATACAAAACGGAAACACAGACACGAACGCGAACGCACGGACTCtttcatattttgttttgttatatatatatatatatataatattttgtttatgtatctttttttttcttctgtggttgcctctccttcctttgGAGTTTTGGCCCAACACATACCCGCtattgcctttttttttttccttcttcttcttcactggTTTTCGGTTGTTGTTTATTcttcat
This region of Trypanosoma brucei gambiense DAL972 chromosome 10, complete sequence genomic DNA includes:
- a CDS encoding protein kinase, putative, whose product is MRSCCSCGKAWCCPERVEDRAEEILKGYVDCFGIVDYRNVQRMAELSGLLSHCSQVDWSNVAGSVNIGLIFRGKHVEDDCDVVVSVLKRPANKKDELSRYVQKEVGVLAINFPNIIRVVDYFSVIEGEWAYSMALLKWLGGDGIVEFFTQSVLGKGRASDVERDDIELRRHPKADAARIMQGNVEGDYFDSKWRPSTPVREGNTCVVGDYEMYMDESLGKGQFGEVYRGKHIKEGYHVAMKIIKAPAKKRDETPDEISIMDLLGCPGHPNVVKAYGTYETIDDKNEPSYVLVLELCEGGDLKEYLAKHDPLSEAQARRIMRQLVDCLCFLRERGVMHRDLKPANILLTSCNIDEAVVKVADWGMAKVNSRKGSALEATEGEEMFESAVGTMAYMAPERLNFDSYDYQAEVWALGVIMYELLFARHPYIYPKATVCSADALLGAIARAEQLDMTNRASSASTSTTDGAGEELSQQEEGYVNRRRLSPSCYELLRQMLHSEAKKRCTIIDVKNHVWFTHEEPRSAPVLVRGGSPRSVLADALGSASGVTLAGQALAEYPSAVDNSVLPVENCEGGRNVLTTLEKRQTILALREYIHILQYNIVERERDPGRGLVLLSYGWDLLSAAVNTVFSECSNVAGDTGGAANATNGPNMSASSSLFHDSLDDLKQVEGYIQTAASQLKQSLQSNQGTQTTASSAADNEEGVTQHSFTLTTRGTSLDCLPSAKELMLRYAVDLIRWAASEQLMLTPNDKREKQRGVLEAELEPKKLQGKKLWEDAMAILRLLLQQVVVYSPTVTTRSIIADATMGGSVQVLNVPLVPLTHEEDRRTVQALLHKVEGLYRNLFVRV
- a CDS encoding hypoxanthine-guanine phosphoribosyltransferase,putative, whose product is MEPACKYDFATSVLFTEAELHTRMRGVAQRIADDYSNCNLKPLENPLVIVSVLRGSFVFTADMVRILGDFGVPTRVEFLRASSYGHDTKSCGRVDVKADGLCDIRGKHVLVLEDILDTALTLREVVDSLKKSEPASIKTLVAIDKPGGRKIPFTAEYVVADVPNVFVVGYGLDYDQSYREVRDVVILKPSVYETWGKELERRKAAVKAKL